The following coding sequences are from one Halorubrum sp. BOL3-1 window:
- a CDS encoding small ribosomal subunit Rsm22 family protein: MIDRTAVRNNANYLRNVRPIDPEEIAEYVEGTPHPAVVRETLREEAFDLRLYERDDGTFVPVEEGPVRPPDWAPEALPEAYSFALEDLLVEEYGANWQRGEPGDALRERVRGLKADYLYENEIEYDRVAALGYAIYHLPAYYATVGCVLDDLTENGLLDRTLRVLDVGAGVGGPALGLHDYLPDDAVVDYHAVEPSAATDVLDRLLDETGRNFRTTVHETTAEAFLGLEGGDEGADPNPATDDPFDLVLFGNVLSELADPVAVADAALDALAPDGSIVAFAPADRNTAIGLREIERALVAADGDDDGPGRDADIYSPTLRLWPDAVPTDPSWSFDVAADLAVPPFQRRLDEAAARGETDEPGEFVNVDVQFAYSVLRSDGTRRVDVEASAERYARMAESERHVTDRVNLLAVKLSHDLSEGDNALYRVGDGSQATDHYLVCTRETALNRDLREADYGSVLFVENGLVLWNEDEGAYNVVVDDETVVDLVAP; this comes from the coding sequence ATGATCGACAGAACTGCGGTTCGGAACAACGCGAACTACCTGCGAAACGTCAGACCGATCGACCCCGAAGAGATAGCCGAGTACGTCGAGGGGACGCCGCACCCGGCGGTCGTCCGCGAGACGCTCCGCGAGGAGGCGTTCGACCTCCGACTCTACGAGCGCGACGACGGGACCTTCGTCCCCGTCGAGGAGGGACCGGTCCGGCCGCCCGACTGGGCGCCCGAGGCGCTCCCGGAGGCGTACTCGTTCGCCTTGGAGGACCTCCTCGTCGAGGAGTACGGCGCGAACTGGCAGCGCGGGGAGCCCGGCGACGCGCTCCGCGAGCGGGTCCGCGGGCTGAAGGCCGACTACCTCTACGAGAACGAGATCGAGTACGACCGCGTCGCGGCGCTCGGCTACGCGATTTACCACCTCCCGGCCTACTACGCGACGGTCGGGTGCGTTCTCGACGACCTGACCGAGAACGGCCTGCTCGACCGGACGCTCCGCGTCCTCGACGTCGGCGCCGGCGTCGGCGGCCCCGCGCTCGGCCTCCACGACTACCTCCCCGACGACGCCGTCGTCGACTACCACGCCGTCGAGCCGAGCGCCGCGACCGACGTCCTCGACCGACTGTTAGATGAGACCGGTCGCAACTTCCGAACGACGGTCCACGAGACGACCGCCGAGGCGTTCCTCGGTCTCGAAGGAGGCGACGAGGGAGCCGACCCCAACCCTGCGACCGACGACCCCTTCGACCTCGTGCTCTTCGGCAACGTCCTCTCCGAGCTGGCGGACCCGGTCGCGGTCGCGGACGCGGCGCTCGACGCGCTCGCGCCCGACGGCAGCATCGTCGCGTTCGCGCCCGCCGACCGGAACACCGCGATCGGGCTGCGGGAAATCGAGCGCGCGCTCGTCGCGGCCGACGGCGACGACGACGGCCCGGGCCGGGACGCCGACATCTACTCGCCGACGCTGCGCCTGTGGCCCGACGCGGTCCCGACCGACCCGAGCTGGTCGTTCGACGTCGCCGCCGACCTCGCGGTCCCGCCGTTCCAGCGTCGGCTCGACGAGGCGGCGGCCCGCGGCGAGACCGACGAGCCGGGCGAGTTCGTCAACGTCGACGTCCAGTTCGCCTACTCGGTCCTCCGCTCGGACGGGACGCGGCGCGTCGACGTCGAGGCGAGCGCGGAGCGGTACGCGCGCATGGCCGAGTCCGAGCGCCACGTCACCGACCGCGTGAACCTGCTCGCGGTGAAGCTGAGCCACGACCTGAGCGAGGGCGACAACGCGCTCTACCGCGTCGGAGACGGCTCGCAGGCGACCGACCACTACCTCGTGTGTACCCGCGAGACCGCCCTGAACCGCGACCTCCGCGAGGCCGACTACGGATCGGTCCTCTTCGTCGAGAACGGGCTGGTTCTCTGGAACGAGGACGAGGGGGCGTACAACGTCGTCGTCGACGACGAGACGGTCGTTGATCTGGTCGCGCCCTGA
- a CDS encoding prephenate dehydrogenase/arogenate dehydrogenase family protein, translating to MDVLVVGAGEIGRWVADTVSADDAPIDASVAFTDRDPTVAADAAADRDARTVDADGDTSHDAVCLAVPMSAVPAAVAAYAPRAERAIVDVSGEMTDAVAAMREHAPDLERASYHPLFAPPRVPGNVAVVVDEAGPTVESLSAAVEAGGNDVFETTADEHDEAMETVQAGAHAAVLAWRLAGEDVREEFHTPVSAALDDVADTVTEGSPAVYAEIQRAFDGADEVAEAAAAIAAADDGAFADLYERARGDREGRDRLE from the coding sequence ATGGACGTACTCGTCGTCGGCGCGGGCGAGATCGGGCGCTGGGTCGCCGACACCGTATCGGCCGACGACGCGCCGATCGACGCGAGCGTCGCGTTCACCGACCGCGATCCGACGGTCGCCGCGGACGCCGCGGCCGACCGAGACGCGCGGACGGTCGACGCGGACGGGGACACCAGTCACGACGCGGTCTGTCTCGCGGTCCCGATGTCGGCCGTGCCCGCGGCGGTCGCGGCGTACGCGCCGCGCGCGGAGCGGGCGATCGTCGACGTCTCCGGCGAGATGACCGACGCGGTCGCTGCGATGCGCGAGCACGCCCCCGACCTCGAACGCGCCAGCTACCACCCGCTTTTCGCGCCGCCGCGCGTTCCGGGCAACGTCGCGGTCGTCGTCGACGAGGCCGGTCCGACGGTCGAGTCCCTCTCGGCCGCCGTCGAGGCCGGCGGCAACGACGTCTTCGAGACGACAGCCGACGAACACGACGAGGCGATGGAGACCGTTCAGGCGGGGGCGCACGCGGCGGTACTGGCGTGGCGGCTCGCGGGCGAGGACGTCCGCGAGGAGTTCCACACCCCGGTGTCGGCCGCGCTCGACGACGTCGCCGACACCGTCACCGAGGGGTCGCCGGCGGTGTACGCCGAGATCCAGCGCGCCTTCGACGGCGCCGACGAGGTGGCCGAGGCGGCGGCGGCGATCGCGGCGGCGGACGACGGGGCCTTCGCGGACCTGTACGAGCGCGCCCGCGGCGACCGCGAGGGTCGGGACAGGCTGGAGTGA
- a CDS encoding MFS transporter translates to MSEAERDSHFSADTDTAADGDGSAATETDTGDRRRLGAVVLAVLVSQVLLYPGVPDLVAALGAPAGIDAGMWFLVAEFGAFVTFAVVWGALSDALGKRVPLIVAGAFGGAASYVALASLPGLGLGFEVALLVRAVGGALTIGAFSLSITLLMDLRGGNGRNMGTAGLAIGLGAAVGSVVGGSLADLDALYPVYAGAVVLAGAGLLAATADDRAATASSGEAAGTETPEAVGFRDVLARARTTPGLLVPLAFGFVDRLTAGFLALVGVYYFQDPATFGLSAAGAGATLALFFVPFALLQSPFGALSDRIGRFLPVVAGSIAYGVVTVGVGIAPAYPVAAALMVLVGVCGALMAPATMALVTDLVEPEVRGAAMGLFNVFGSLGFLTGFLIGGGATDAFGYTPAFLAVGGLELAIALALLPAVRSVSPGAGLVGRLGAEA, encoded by the coding sequence ATGAGCGAAGCCGAACGGGACTCCCATTTCTCCGCCGACACGGACACTGCCGCCGACGGCGACGGCTCCGCCGCGACCGAGACCGACACCGGTGATCGCCGCCGGCTCGGCGCGGTCGTCCTCGCGGTGTTGGTCTCTCAGGTCCTCCTCTACCCCGGCGTGCCGGACCTGGTCGCCGCGCTCGGTGCGCCCGCCGGCATCGACGCCGGGATGTGGTTCCTCGTCGCGGAGTTCGGCGCGTTCGTGACGTTTGCGGTCGTCTGGGGCGCCCTCTCGGACGCGCTCGGGAAACGAGTTCCCCTCATCGTCGCCGGCGCGTTCGGCGGCGCGGCCTCGTACGTCGCACTCGCGTCGCTCCCCGGACTCGGCCTCGGATTCGAGGTCGCGCTGCTCGTCCGCGCCGTCGGCGGGGCGCTCACCATCGGCGCGTTCTCGCTTTCGATCACGCTGTTGATGGACTTACGCGGCGGCAACGGCCGCAACATGGGGACCGCCGGACTCGCCATCGGGCTGGGCGCGGCGGTCGGCTCGGTCGTCGGCGGGTCGCTGGCCGACCTCGACGCGCTGTACCCCGTGTACGCCGGCGCGGTCGTGCTGGCCGGGGCGGGCCTGCTCGCGGCGACCGCCGACGACCGAGCGGCGACGGCTTCGAGCGGAGAGGCGGCCGGGACCGAGACGCCGGAGGCGGTCGGCTTTCGCGACGTGCTCGCACGAGCGCGAACCACCCCCGGCCTCCTCGTCCCGCTCGCGTTCGGCTTCGTCGACCGACTGACGGCGGGCTTTTTAGCGCTGGTCGGCGTGTACTACTTCCAGGACCCGGCGACGTTCGGCCTGTCGGCGGCGGGCGCGGGCGCGACGCTCGCGCTCTTTTTCGTCCCCTTCGCGCTGCTTCAGTCCCCCTTCGGCGCGCTCTCGGACCGGATCGGTCGCTTCCTCCCCGTGGTGGCCGGGTCGATCGCGTACGGGGTCGTGACGGTCGGCGTCGGGATCGCGCCGGCGTACCCGGTCGCCGCGGCGCTGATGGTCCTCGTCGGCGTCTGCGGCGCGCTGATGGCCCCGGCGACGATGGCGCTCGTCACGGACCTCGTCGAGCCGGAGGTGCGCGGCGCGGCGATGGGCCTGTTCAACGTGTTCGGGTCGCTCGGCTTCCTGACCGGGTTCCTCATCGGCGGCGGCGCCACGGACGCCTTCGGCTACACGCCGGCGTTCCTCGCGGTCGGCGGGTTGGAGTTGGCCATCGCGCTCGCGCTGCTGCCGGCGGTCAGGTCCGTCTCGCCCGGCGCGGGACTGGTCGGACGGCTCGGCGCGGAGGCGTGA
- a CDS encoding thioredoxin domain-containing protein, producing MERTRRSLLAAGATVGAVGVVGCLGGGGTGLDLSGVELDTGEYDCDLEEPSDPDLDYRPTLGDTESDVVVQVFEDFTCGHCARYTANHFPTIREEYIGPGEIRYEHWDFPLPVNERWAVPVASAARGVGVRHGDEAFFEFASAAYESQGNYGGEAIAAAADTAGADPCAAMSDARFAAHGEASADDKSEGESMGVSGTPTIFVNGSPVEEGYAAESIAAAIDAEL from the coding sequence ATGGAACGCACGCGGCGGTCCCTGCTCGCGGCCGGAGCGACGGTCGGCGCCGTCGGCGTCGTCGGCTGTCTCGGCGGTGGCGGTACCGGCCTCGACCTCAGCGGCGTCGAACTCGACACGGGCGAGTACGACTGCGACCTGGAGGAACCGTCGGACCCGGACCTCGACTACCGGCCGACGCTCGGGGACACCGAGTCGGACGTCGTCGTTCAGGTGTTCGAGGACTTCACCTGCGGTCACTGCGCGAGGTACACGGCCAACCACTTCCCGACGATCCGCGAGGAGTACATCGGACCCGGTGAGATCCGGTACGAACACTGGGACTTTCCGCTCCCGGTGAACGAACGGTGGGCGGTTCCGGTCGCGAGCGCGGCCCGGGGCGTCGGCGTCCGCCACGGCGACGAGGCGTTCTTCGAGTTCGCCTCGGCCGCCTACGAGTCGCAGGGGAACTACGGCGGGGAGGCGATCGCCGCCGCCGCGGATACCGCCGGCGCGGACCCCTGTGCGGCGATGTCGGACGCGCGGTTTGCGGCCCACGGAGAGGCGTCGGCAGACGACAAGTCGGAGGGCGAGTCGATGGGCGTGAGCGGGACGCCGACGATCTTCGTCAACGGCAGCCCCGTCGAAGAGGGGTACGCCGCCGAGTCGATCGCGGCGGCGATCGACGCCGAACTCTGA
- a CDS encoding DUF5779 family protein produces the protein MSDWDLDLRDAEEKMDEAFAAAGDVVLGVLDGTTDPEERVRSVDYGNTLVLSIAGDLNELAAPFARDVKDMGGELMHFRGFLVVTPPGVSIDTDRLSDSGHGGDESAEADDGDER, from the coding sequence ATGAGCGACTGGGACCTCGACCTGCGGGACGCCGAGGAGAAGATGGACGAGGCGTTCGCGGCCGCCGGCGACGTCGTCCTCGGCGTCTTGGACGGCACGACCGACCCGGAGGAGCGGGTCCGCAGCGTCGACTACGGGAACACCCTGGTGCTGTCGATAGCGGGCGACCTCAACGAGCTGGCCGCGCCCTTCGCACGCGACGTGAAGGACATGGGCGGCGAGCTGATGCACTTCCGGGGGTTCCTCGTCGTGACGCCGCCCGGCGTGAGCATCGACACGGACCGACTGAGCGACTCCGGACACGGTGGTGACGAGAGCGCCGAGGCGGACGACGGCGACGAACGCTGA
- a CDS encoding long-chain-fatty-acid--CoA ligase: MYKPLLTTDFLDRARRHYADEEAVLAVDGTRYTYAELGERADRFSAALQDRGVEKGDRVAVLDPNTHYHLEAAYGAIQVGAVHTPLNYRLTPDDFSYMLSDAGVDVVYADAEYAASVEAVRDEVPTETFLTNDADAVAGDWESFDAALDEADPDAYERPEMDEDEVITINYTSGTTGDPKGVCRTHRAETLHAYLISIHQEITDDDVYLWTLPMFHVNGWGHIYAVTGMGARHVCTRGVDVAETFDRIREQDVSYFCAAPTVLNMLGDHHAEHGGATTGANDVRVATAGAAPPEATIRTVEEEFGWDLKHVYGATETGPLITTSDAKRHFEAGADDRFAVKKKQGIGYLGTDVRVVDEDGEDVPADGETIGEIVVRGNQVMDRYWNKPEATEEAFSERSEGYYHMGDLAVVDGDGFVSIQDRKKDIIISGGENISSIELEDTLFEHDAVSDVAVIPAPDERWGETPKAFVVPESGDPDNAGATPEELKAFVRERVADYKTPGEVEFVDDLPTTATGKIQKYELREREWDEEDRMVGQG; encoded by the coding sequence ATGTACAAGCCGCTGTTGACGACGGACTTCTTGGACCGGGCGCGTCGACACTACGCCGACGAGGAGGCGGTCCTCGCGGTTGACGGGACGCGATACACGTACGCCGAGCTGGGCGAGCGCGCCGACCGCTTCTCCGCCGCGCTTCAGGACCGGGGCGTGGAAAAGGGCGACAGGGTCGCGGTGTTGGACCCGAACACGCACTATCACTTGGAGGCCGCCTACGGCGCCATACAGGTCGGTGCGGTTCACACGCCGCTGAACTACCGGCTCACGCCCGACGACTTCTCGTACATGCTCTCGGACGCCGGCGTCGACGTCGTCTACGCCGACGCCGAGTACGCGGCGAGCGTCGAGGCGGTCCGCGACGAGGTGCCGACCGAGACGTTCCTCACGAACGACGCCGACGCGGTCGCGGGCGACTGGGAGTCGTTCGACGCCGCGCTCGACGAGGCGGACCCCGACGCCTACGAGCGCCCGGAGATGGACGAAGACGAGGTGATCACGATCAACTACACCTCGGGGACCACCGGCGACCCGAAGGGGGTCTGTCGCACCCACCGCGCAGAGACGCTACACGCGTACCTCATCTCGATCCACCAGGAGATCACCGACGACGACGTGTACCTCTGGACGCTCCCGATGTTCCACGTCAACGGGTGGGGCCACATCTACGCGGTCACGGGGATGGGCGCGCGTCACGTCTGTACCCGCGGCGTCGACGTCGCGGAGACGTTCGATCGGATCCGCGAGCAGGACGTGTCGTACTTCTGTGCGGCCCCGACCGTACTCAACATGCTGGGTGACCACCACGCCGAACACGGCGGCGCGACGACCGGTGCCAACGACGTCCGGGTCGCCACCGCGGGCGCCGCGCCGCCGGAGGCGACGATCCGCACCGTCGAGGAGGAGTTCGGCTGGGACCTCAAACACGTCTACGGCGCGACCGAGACCGGACCGCTGATCACCACCTCGGACGCCAAGCGCCACTTCGAGGCGGGCGCTGACGACCGGTTCGCGGTCAAAAAGAAGCAGGGGATCGGCTACCTCGGCACCGACGTGCGCGTCGTCGACGAGGACGGCGAGGACGTGCCAGCCGACGGGGAGACGATAGGCGAGATCGTCGTCCGGGGCAACCAGGTGATGGACCGCTACTGGAACAAGCCCGAGGCCACCGAGGAGGCGTTCTCCGAGCGCTCGGAGGGGTACTACCACATGGGCGACTTGGCCGTCGTCGACGGGGACGGGTTCGTCTCGATCCAGGACCGCAAGAAGGACATCATCATCTCCGGCGGGGAGAACATCTCCTCGATCGAGCTGGAGGACACTCTCTTCGAACACGACGCCGTCTCCGACGTCGCCGTCATCCCCGCGCCCGACGAGCGGTGGGGAGAGACGCCGAAGGCGTTCGTCGTCCCCGAGAGCGGCGACCCGGACAACGCGGGCGCGACGCCCGAGGAACTCAAGGCGTTCGTCCGCGAGCGCGTCGCGGACTACAAGACCCCCGGCGAGGTGGAGTTCGTCGACGACCTCCCGACGACCGCGACCGGGAAGATCCAGAAGTACGAGCTGCGCGAGCGCGAGTGGGACGAGGAAGACCGGATGGTCGGTCAGGGGTAG
- a CDS encoding translation initiation factor IF-2 subunit beta has product MDYESSLDRAMEEVPDLGGSDERLSVPDPETQKDGAFTRLTNLSGIADALSRDPEHVHSKIQQELGTAGQYESGRARYSGNFHDRDFQAAIDSYIESYVTCSECGLPDTRLETENRTPMLRCEACGAFRPVAKQTTQNTQRQEEAVESGNTYELEIVGTGRKGDGVAERGEYTIFVPGAQEGETVTAYIKNVSGNLAFARREN; this is encoded by the coding sequence ATGGATTACGAATCGAGTCTCGACCGCGCGATGGAGGAAGTGCCGGATCTCGGCGGCTCCGACGAGCGGCTGTCGGTTCCGGACCCCGAGACACAGAAGGACGGAGCGTTCACCCGCCTGACGAACCTCTCGGGAATTGCTGACGCGTTGAGTCGCGACCCCGAACACGTCCACTCGAAGATCCAGCAGGAGCTCGGGACCGCCGGACAGTACGAGTCGGGCCGCGCCCGCTACAGCGGAAACTTCCACGATCGCGACTTCCAGGCCGCGATCGACTCGTACATCGAGTCGTACGTCACCTGCTCGGAGTGCGGTCTCCCCGACACCCGGTTAGAGACCGAAAACCGGACGCCGATGCTCCGTTGTGAGGCCTGCGGGGCGTTCCGCCCGGTGGCGAAACAGACCACGCAGAACACCCAGCGACAGGAGGAGGCCGTCGAGTCGGGCAACACCTACGAACTCGAGATCGTCGGCACCGGTCGCAAGGGCGACGGCGTCGCCGAGCGCGGCGAGTACACGATCTTCGTCCCCGGCGCACAGGAGGGCGAGACCGTGACCGCCTACATCAAGAACGTCTCCGGCAACCTCGCGTTCGCCCGCCGCGAGAACTGA
- a CDS encoding Xaa-Pro peptidase family protein — protein sequence MATRLPESAFEDRLAAVRDRLAATDADAATWVGATSIEYLTGFHHIQTERPVVLAVADDRVEITVPRLEVERVSPNPRIDAVHDYFDYPGGEPVAVAVEMLDGLGVDAVAADADGPPGVMGYDGPAFSEFLDVETQSWVDRLRWAKSDAEVDLIRESAKWANLGHRYLADFSEPGAHPATVSQRASTEASRAMLDALGDAYSVRVRGDGPVHAGYISGEETALPHGHTPNERLSEGDVLVTGATANVDGYRSELERTMFVGDYSDEQEHYFELMLEAQTLAIDALGPGVPVSEVDRVVWEYFEEQGVTDLARHHVGHNIGLGGHEPPYIDRGWGERYDGDDALMRPGHVYTIEPGLYTDEYGYRHSDTVAITESGTERLTNFPRDIDSNVV from the coding sequence ATGGCCACGCGACTCCCCGAGTCGGCCTTCGAGGACCGGCTCGCCGCGGTCCGAGACCGGCTCGCAGCGACCGACGCCGACGCCGCGACGTGGGTCGGCGCGACGTCCATCGAGTACCTCACCGGCTTCCACCATATCCAGACGGAGCGGCCGGTCGTCCTCGCGGTCGCCGACGACCGCGTCGAGATCACCGTCCCGAGACTGGAGGTCGAACGGGTCTCTCCGAACCCGCGGATCGACGCGGTCCACGACTACTTCGATTACCCCGGCGGCGAGCCGGTCGCCGTCGCCGTCGAGATGCTCGACGGTCTCGGCGTCGACGCGGTCGCCGCCGACGCCGACGGACCGCCGGGCGTGATGGGGTACGACGGTCCCGCGTTCTCCGAGTTCCTCGACGTCGAGACGCAGTCGTGGGTCGACCGGCTGCGTTGGGCGAAGTCCGACGCGGAGGTCGATCTGATCCGCGAGTCCGCGAAGTGGGCGAACCTCGGCCACCGCTACCTCGCGGACTTTTCCGAGCCGGGCGCGCACCCGGCGACCGTCTCCCAGCGGGCGTCGACGGAAGCGTCCCGGGCCATGCTCGACGCGCTCGGAGATGCCTACAGCGTCCGCGTCCGCGGCGACGGCCCGGTTCACGCGGGCTACATCTCCGGCGAGGAGACCGCGCTCCCGCACGGCCACACTCCGAACGAGCGGCTCTCCGAGGGCGACGTGCTGGTCACCGGCGCGACCGCGAACGTCGACGGGTACCGCTCGGAGTTAGAGCGGACCATGTTCGTCGGCGACTACTCCGACGAGCAGGAACACTACTTCGAGCTAATGCTGGAGGCGCAGACGCTCGCGATCGACGCGCTCGGACCGGGCGTCCCCGTCTCCGAGGTCGACCGCGTCGTCTGGGAGTACTTCGAGGAGCAGGGCGTGACCGACTTGGCGCGACACCACGTCGGTCACAACATCGGTCTCGGTGGACACGAGCCGCCGTACATCGACCGGGGCTGGGGGGAGCGCTACGACGGCGACGACGCGCTGATGCGACCCGGGCACGTGTACACGATCGAACCCGGACTCTACACCGACGAGTACGGCTACCGACACTCCGACACGGTGGCGATCACCGAGTCGGGGACGGAACGGCTCACCAACTTCCCGCGAGACATCGACTCGAACGTCGTCTGA